The following are from one region of the Paenibacillus bovis genome:
- a CDS encoding fibronectin type III domain-containing protein — MNNRFRRFKLYVCCCVLLLSLFPAAGRTQAYHYPVEDMQGSRLPAGTTYTASAPSQWGYDPYKVADDDRNTFWGLYGNFGYLQLNFPEKVQMNAVQLATNSFTLGYHTYKIEGLQKGQWSEIGRKTQKVNREEYVVLDPIPVQEGWYNSIRITIQSTSYWMRINEIHYLSDLDSPTGLQARSNNQQVRLNWTPVPGAAGYQIRYGTKSGSYTEAVNVSADTYKGYSLAGLLENRPYYFVVAARTGEVRSNYSYETFSMPLSGFDFPDDMQASVNPDNVHYFDPASNIIDQDLSTGWRFKGWGIDAELYLKSDYPVYMDELQLVMTSEAADNYFIAYIYTGDNEDKPIAEHEIEMEKGSEPGVWIIPIEPGWYKDLKLHIMVSRSPLIIHEIRYNTDHTPVQNLQATSDNREVALTWDPVAGADHYRIVYGQSLTDIHQGSAVTVSADAYVGYTVTGLESSGAPYQFLVQAIRGDEPYGYSNMVSAALQTYRTGEWLPSGTRITATGSYQNHLPQHAADANLRSYWHSDIGNWYELDQGNTNGTINFAFPRPINLYAVQPVSSMYPSGSQYYTIYGLQNREWILLYKGKVNVPYQPNGGILKPIPVKSGEYNGLMINIDAGSQAVTLQELLIFYNHPAETVLGDTYEQLSLPTVSEDTYR; from the coding sequence ATGAACAATAGGTTCAGACGATTCAAGCTATACGTGTGCTGTTGTGTACTGCTGCTGTCATTGTTCCCGGCAGCCGGCCGGACGCAGGCCTATCATTATCCGGTGGAAGACATGCAGGGCAGCCGACTTCCGGCCGGAACGACCTATACAGCGAGTGCACCGTCCCAATGGGGATATGACCCCTATAAGGTAGCCGATGATGACAGGAATACGTTTTGGGGATTGTATGGGAATTTTGGCTATTTGCAATTGAATTTTCCCGAAAAGGTTCAAATGAATGCTGTGCAGCTGGCGACTAATTCATTTACACTGGGCTACCATACCTACAAGATCGAAGGGTTACAAAAGGGTCAGTGGAGTGAAATCGGCAGAAAAACGCAAAAGGTGAACAGAGAAGAATACGTTGTTCTGGACCCGATCCCTGTCCAGGAAGGCTGGTATAACAGTATTCGGATCACAATCCAATCCACCTCTTACTGGATGCGGATCAACGAGATTCACTACCTCTCCGATCTGGATTCACCAACAGGTCTGCAGGCGCGCTCCAATAACCAACAGGTTCGTCTTAACTGGACTCCTGTTCCTGGAGCAGCAGGTTATCAGATTCGTTATGGTACCAAGTCCGGCAGTTATACGGAGGCGGTGAATGTCAGCGCCGATACGTATAAAGGTTATAGCTTAGCAGGTTTGCTGGAGAACAGGCCGTATTACTTTGTCGTAGCGGCACGAACAGGTGAGGTCCGAAGCAACTATTCCTACGAAACGTTCAGTATGCCGTTATCCGGATTTGATTTTCCTGATGATATGCAGGCCAGTGTGAATCCGGATAATGTGCATTATTTTGATCCAGCCAGCAATATAATCGATCAGGATCTGTCTACAGGCTGGAGATTCAAAGGCTGGGGAATCGACGCCGAATTGTATCTGAAATCGGACTACCCGGTCTATATGGACGAACTGCAATTAGTAATGACCTCGGAAGCTGCCGATAATTATTTTATTGCTTATATCTATACAGGAGACAACGAAGACAAGCCAATAGCAGAGCACGAGATAGAGATGGAGAAAGGGAGCGAGCCTGGGGTGTGGATTATACCGATCGAGCCCGGCTGGTACAAGGATCTGAAGCTGCACATTATGGTAAGCCGCTCACCGCTGATTATCCACGAAATCCGGTACAATACGGATCATACGCCGGTACAGAATCTGCAGGCTACCAGCGATAACCGGGAAGTGGCTCTTACCTGGGACCCAGTTGCCGGAGCAGATCACTATCGGATCGTCTATGGTCAGTCCTTGACGGATATTCATCAGGGCAGTGCAGTGACAGTGAGTGCAGATGCTTATGTAGGTTATACCGTTACAGGGCTGGAAAGCAGCGGTGCTCCGTATCAATTTCTCGTTCAGGCGATTCGCGGAGATGAGCCGTATGGGTATTCCAATATGGTATCGGCTGCACTGCAAACATATCGTACAGGAGAATGGCTGCCATCGGGTACCCGTATAACGGCTACTGGTTCTTATCAGAACCATTTACCACAGCATGCAGCAGACGCAAACTTGCGCAGCTATTGGCACTCTGATATAGGCAACTGGTATGAACTGGATCAGGGAAATACGAATGGAACGATCAACTTTGCCTTTCCCCGTCCGATTAATCTATATGCTGTGCAGCCGGTAAGCAGCATGTATCCGTCAGGCAGCCAGTATTACACGATCTATGGCCTGCAAAATCGGGAATGGATACTGCTGTACAAAGGAAAAGTCAACGTACCTTATCAACCGAACGGAGGCATATTAAAACCTATCCCGGTCAAATCCGGAGAATATAACGGGTTGATGATCAATATAGACGCCGGTTCCCAGGCAGTCACGCTGCAGGAACTGCTTATATTCTATAATCATCCGGCAGAAACGGTGCTGGGAGATACGTATGAACAGTTATCACTGCCAACGGTGAGCGAGGATACCTATAGGTAA
- a CDS encoding class I SAM-dependent methyltransferase: MNVQEQERILDEIISCMATAQEYPELQRIQTRHRLHLVDFWDIPPGSKVLEIGCGQGDTTAVLAHRVGRDGLVYGIDIAPLDYGSPVTVGDSAKFLLQSKLGFQTRMEYGVNLLAPETDFPAGTFTHVVLSHASWYLNSNEELIQILTKISKWGATLCFAEWDTQIRNMHQFPHLLSVLIQAKYECFKESSSANVRTLFTPQDIRDAAAAAGWTVRSEQSIAANDLQDGQWETETVMRDYGRELDELDHLPDKLKMLIRSEVRLLEQSVQGLDHLESMSAYAMIADHTQV, encoded by the coding sequence ATGAATGTGCAAGAACAGGAACGTATTCTGGACGAAATTATCAGCTGTATGGCGACTGCCCAGGAGTATCCGGAGCTGCAGCGTATCCAGACCCGGCATCGGCTGCATCTGGTTGATTTCTGGGATATTCCTCCCGGCAGCAAAGTGCTGGAAATTGGCTGCGGACAGGGAGATACCACGGCTGTCCTCGCCCATCGTGTCGGCCGGGACGGGCTTGTCTACGGTATTGATATTGCACCGCTTGATTACGGCAGTCCTGTCACTGTCGGGGATTCCGCCAAATTCCTGCTACAATCCAAGCTTGGCTTTCAGACACGTATGGAATACGGTGTGAATCTGCTGGCACCAGAGACCGATTTTCCGGCGGGTACGTTTACTCATGTTGTGCTCTCGCATGCTTCGTGGTATCTGAATTCCAACGAAGAACTTATTCAGATTCTCACCAAAATAAGCAAATGGGGCGCCACGCTCTGTTTTGCCGAATGGGATACACAGATCCGGAATATGCACCAGTTTCCCCATCTGCTGTCTGTGCTGATTCAGGCCAAATACGAATGCTTCAAAGAAAGCAGCTCGGCCAATGTACGCACCCTGTTTACTCCTCAGGATATCCGTGATGCAGCGGCGGCTGCAGGCTGGACGGTCCGCAGCGAACAGAGCATTGCCGCCAACGATCTGCAGGATGGACAATGGGAGACAGAGACTGTAATGCGTGATTATGGCAGAGAACTGGATGAATTGGACCATTTGCCTGATAAATTAAAGATGCTGATCCGCTCGGAAGTGCGTTTGCTGGAACAGTCCGTACAGGGTCTGGATCATCTGGAATCCATGTCCGCCTATGCGATGATAGCCGACCATACACAGGTCTGA
- a CDS encoding fibronectin type III domain-containing protein, with amino-acid sequence MKITSRGFKWYMCCCMLLVSLFPAAGRLYADTIEDMQGSTLPGGTVYTASGFSGPTFEPENIGDGDWYSLWRSNTRYAWLQAEFPEAVQMKAVQLSTGSIGKRYETYTVEGLQHGQWSRLGKKTYKLDPTGNVALAPIPVPEGWYDGIRVKIQSTREGLLVTELQYISDLDSPSELKTSYGDEQLHLNWKPVSGASGYRVSYGPESGVYTQTLDVGADTYGGLTIPNLNNGQVYYLTVAALTGGSRSNYSNEVLNAPVPGFDLPKAMTGGSSGEWYRNPATNTRDRNLSTMWRHNGSDPQGELYYEFFYPLYISELQLTVSAAEDSDLTYTVYKGRGSSEQVLAQRQIHLEGSTKPVVLDPFPVTPGWYTDINVRIQSSTAPILVNEVRYNTDHTPVQNVKVTSGNAQLTLTWDPIAGADQYRIVYGKEYGDISKTEKLTVSEDAYTGYTLTGLDNNSSPYYIQVQAIVNGEAYGYSEVIPGTPRSYSTGDFLPLGTIVTASGSFDDNQPSHAADRNFSSSWVPETGASRSGTINFAFAQPIDIHAVQPVSTMYPPGTQHYVIYGLKGREWILLYDGQVQVPYNPSGGILEPIPVTPGKYEGLMLTIDASPNWLALQELLVFYNQPGSSVTSDTYGEQTVPTVDTDTYR; translated from the coding sequence ATGAAGATCACGTCGAGAGGATTCAAATGGTATATGTGCTGCTGTATGCTGCTCGTGTCGCTGTTCCCAGCAGCAGGAAGATTGTATGCGGATACAATAGAGGACATGCAAGGCAGTACATTGCCTGGAGGAACAGTGTATACGGCTAGCGGATTCAGCGGACCTACGTTTGAGCCGGAGAATATCGGTGATGGAGACTGGTATAGCTTATGGCGGTCGAATACCCGGTATGCCTGGCTGCAGGCCGAATTTCCGGAAGCAGTGCAGATGAAGGCCGTGCAATTATCCACCGGAAGTATCGGTAAACGTTATGAAACGTATACCGTAGAGGGATTACAACATGGACAGTGGAGTCGACTGGGCAAAAAAACATACAAGCTCGATCCCACAGGCAATGTAGCACTCGCGCCTATTCCTGTACCAGAAGGTTGGTACGATGGTATCCGGGTCAAAATCCAATCCACCAGAGAAGGACTACTCGTTACCGAGCTGCAGTATATTTCGGATCTGGATTCTCCATCGGAATTGAAGACCAGCTACGGCGATGAACAGCTGCATCTGAACTGGAAGCCCGTATCCGGCGCTTCCGGCTATCGAGTGAGCTATGGGCCTGAATCCGGCGTATACACCCAGACACTGGATGTAGGCGCTGACACCTATGGTGGACTGACTATACCCAATCTGAACAATGGACAGGTCTACTATCTGACAGTGGCAGCTCTGACGGGCGGCTCGCGCAGCAATTACTCCAATGAAGTACTGAATGCACCAGTTCCCGGTTTTGATTTGCCCAAGGCGATGACCGGTGGTTCCAGTGGAGAGTGGTATCGTAACCCTGCAACCAACACGAGAGATCGTAATCTATCTACGATGTGGAGGCATAATGGAAGCGATCCGCAGGGTGAGCTGTATTATGAATTTTTCTATCCACTCTATATAAGTGAGCTGCAGCTCACCGTGTCTGCTGCGGAAGACAGTGACCTGACCTATACCGTCTACAAAGGAAGAGGGTCGTCCGAACAGGTACTGGCTCAGCGGCAGATTCATCTGGAAGGCTCGACAAAGCCGGTTGTTCTGGACCCTTTTCCGGTGACACCGGGCTGGTATACAGATATTAATGTTCGGATTCAATCTTCTACAGCACCTATTCTGGTCAACGAGGTACGTTACAATACCGACCATACTCCTGTACAAAATGTAAAAGTGACGAGCGGAAATGCCCAGCTGACACTTACCTGGGACCCGATTGCCGGAGCAGACCAATACCGCATTGTGTATGGCAAGGAATATGGGGATATCTCAAAGACCGAGAAATTGACTGTGAGCGAGGATGCTTATACCGGCTATACGCTGACGGGACTAGACAATAATAGCAGTCCTTATTATATACAGGTGCAGGCGATTGTAAATGGTGAAGCCTATGGCTACTCGGAGGTAATACCAGGCACGCCTCGAAGCTACAGCACCGGGGACTTTCTGCCGCTGGGTACGATCGTTACCGCTTCCGGTTCATTCGACGATAACCAGCCGTCCCATGCGGCGGATCGTAATTTTAGCAGTTCATGGGTGCCGGAGACAGGAGCAAGCAGAAGCGGCACAATCAATTTTGCTTTTGCCCAGCCGATCGATATTCATGCCGTGCAGCCGGTAAGTACGATGTATCCACCGGGTACCCAGCATTATGTCATCTACGGTCTGAAAGGCAGAGAATGGATTCTGCTGTACGACGGACAGGTGCAGGTTCCGTATAATCCGTCCGGTGGCATACTCGAGCCGATCCCGGTAACGCCAGGCAAATACGAGGGTCTGATGCTCACTATAGATGCTTCTCCCAATTGGCTGGCCCTGCAGGAACTACTGGTATTCTATAATCAGCCGGGCAGTTCGGTTACGAGCGATACGTATGGGGAGCAGACTGTACCAACAGTAGACACGGACACGTATCGATAA